A part of Salvelinus sp. IW2-2015 linkage group LG16, ASM291031v2, whole genome shotgun sequence genomic DNA contains:
- the si:ch211-198n5.11 gene encoding biotin-dependent 3-methylcrotonyl-coenzyme A carboxylase beta1 subunit, which translates to MYSCLSRGLRTKGRLCPGYVSSQSPLWNVDPCTHRRPERCLHSRTSAGNLWQPLAHILSGRAKQLPMASYLMSTSVHRRRRLPSAFPVLDEALQPIHNDVFEANLRNSQACQERYIEYMEKVKKGGGENAVKRHTQRNKKMLATDRLRMLFDDGDYFELSPFAGMGLPYGDIPSAGCLTGIGKINGLWCVFIANDATVSGGTAYPITVKKQLRAQDVAIQNRLPCVYLVDSGGAFLPLQSEIFPDKNQGGRTFYNEAIMSAMKIPQVSVVCGSCTAGGAYIPTMAEETVMVHRIGTIFLGGPPLVKAATGEEVSPENLGGATLHAEVSGCVDHFASVEKEAYETTRNIISTLNFELPEEDEAGVEEPLHSVEELMGLAPRDYDHSLEVKLILSRLTDGSKFQEFKARYGTTLVTGFARICRHQVGIVASNGALTHNASLKGSHFVQLCDQRDIPLIFLQNTIPTPELTLSQTQAETNTNRLKAQGSMMSAVACASVPKITIVIGGCHGAESYAMCGRSFDPNFLFLWPNARVSLVAPGYSAALAQEEDVEKINKRLEKESSAFFSSGRLWDDGVILPQDTRKVLSDCLKIIKQQEYQLSKEKIRTPLLRM; encoded by the exons ATGTACAGTTGCCTTTCAAG GGGTTTGAGGACCAAAGGCAGACTATGTCCTGGTTATGTCTCCTCTCAGTCACCTCTATGGAACGTTGACCCGTGCACACACAGGCGTCCAGAACGCTGTTTACACTCAAGGACATCAGCAGGTAACCTATGGCAACCTTTGGCGCACATTCTCTCAGGCCGAGCTAAGCAGCTGCCAATGGCATCCTACTTGATGAGCACTAGTGTGCACAGAAGACGACGATTGCCAAGTGCCTTTCCAGTTTTAGATGAAGCCCTTCAGCCAATTCACAATGACGTATTTGAGGCTAACCTACGAAACAGCCAGGCATGCCAAGAAAG GTATATTGAATACATGGAGAAGGTGAAGAAGGGGGGTGGGGAGAATGCAGTAAAGAGGCACACCCAGAGAAACAAGAAGATGTTGGCTACGGACCGTCTTCGCATGCTGTTTGATGACGGAGACTACTTTGAGCTGTCTCCCTTCGCTGGAATGGGCCTACCCTATGGAGACATCCCCTCAGCAGGCTGTCTCACTG GTATAGGTAAAATCAacgggttgtggtgtgtgtttattgccAATGATGCTACTGTGAGTGGTGGTACAGCCTATCCCATAACCGTCAAGAAGCAGCTCAGAGCCCAGGATGTAGCTATCCAGAACCGACTTCCTTGTGTCTACTTGGTGGATAGTGGAGGTGCATTCCTTCCTCTTCAG TCTGAGATTTTCCCTGATAAAAACCAAGGAGGACGTACTTTCTACAATGAAGCCATCATGTCTGCCATGAAGATCCCTCAG GTATCCGTGGTTTGTGGGTCATGTACAGCTGGCGGTGCATACATCCCCACTATGGCAGAAGAGACTGTGATGGTGCACCGGATCGGGACGATTTTCCTGGGCGGACCGCCCTTGGTGAAAGCTGCCACAGGGGAAGAAGTCTCCCCAGAGAATCTGGGTGGGGCCACACTCCATGCAGA AGTGAGCGGCTGTGTGGACCACTTTGCCTCTGTGGAGAAGGAGGCCTATGAAACCACACGTAACATAATCTCTACCCTCAACTTTGAGCTGCCCGAGGAGGACGAGGCAGGGGTGGAGGAGCCTCTACATAGTGTGGAGGAGTTGATGGGTCTGGCCCCACGGGACTATGACCACAGCCTGGAGGTCAAGCTG ATCCTGAGTCGGCTGACTGATGGCAGTAAGTTCCAGGAATTCAAGGCTCGATATGGAACAACCCTTGTGACTGGTTTTGCCAGAATTTGCAG GCATCAGGTTGGCATTGTGGCGAGCAATGGGGCGCTGACGCACAACGCATCATTAAAAGGCAGCCACTTCGTCCAGCTGTGTGACCAGCGAGACATCCCCCTGATATTCTtacagaacaccatcccaacgccAGAGCTGACCCTCTCCCAAACCCAG GCAGAGACCAACACCAACAGACTGAAGGCTCAGGGTTCCATGATGTCAGCTGTGGCATGTGCCTCTGTTCCAAAAATCACCATCGTCATTGGGGGATGCCATGGCGCTGAAAGTTATGCTATG TGTGGCAGGTCATTTGACCCAAACTTCCTATTCCTTTGGCCCAATGCCAGAGTGTCCCTGGTGGCCCCTGGTTACTCTGCAGCTCTGGCACAAGAGGAGGATGTTGAGAAGATCAATAAGAG GTTGGAGAAGGAGAGCTCTGCATTCTTCTCGTCGGGCAGACTTTGGGATGATGGAGTGATTCTTCCCCAGGACACGAGGAAG GTTTTGAGTGATTGTCTGAAAATCATCAAACAACAGGAATACCAACTCTCCAAAGAGAAAATAAGGACTCCATTACTCCGaatgtaa